In one window of Pseudomonas chlororaphis subsp. chlororaphis DNA:
- a CDS encoding DnaJ C-terminal domain-containing protein, which yields MDFKDYYKILGVEPTADDKAIKAAYRKLARKYHPDVSKEKDAEAKFKDASEAYEALKSADKRAEYDDLRRYGQHGQPFQGPPGWKGRADAGGFGDGGDFSDFFSSIFGNRGPGFGGGQSRSAGRRGQDVEMELPIFLEETLSAESKKVSFKVPQYNAAGQHVSNTSKSLNVKIPAGVTDGERIRLKGQGAPGVGGGANGDLYLTIRFAPHPKFDIEGENLIITLPLAPWELALGTEVAVPTLTGKINLKVPAGSQNGQRMRAKGHGLLNKAGHRGYLFVQLKAVMPKASGDDVKALWQELAKKAAFNPREHF from the coding sequence ATGGACTTCAAAGACTATTACAAGATTCTCGGGGTGGAGCCGACGGCGGACGACAAGGCGATCAAGGCCGCCTACCGCAAGCTGGCGCGCAAATACCACCCGGATGTCAGCAAGGAAAAAGACGCCGAAGCCAAGTTCAAGGATGCGTCGGAAGCCTATGAAGCGCTGAAAAGCGCGGACAAGCGCGCCGAATACGACGATCTGCGGCGTTACGGCCAGCACGGCCAGCCGTTCCAGGGCCCACCGGGCTGGAAGGGTCGCGCGGATGCCGGCGGTTTCGGCGATGGCGGGGATTTTTCGGACTTCTTCAGTTCGATCTTCGGCAACCGCGGGCCGGGTTTCGGCGGTGGACAATCGCGCAGCGCCGGGCGCAGGGGGCAAGACGTGGAAATGGAATTACCGATCTTCCTGGAAGAGACCCTGTCGGCCGAGTCGAAGAAGGTCAGCTTCAAGGTGCCGCAGTACAACGCTGCCGGCCAGCACGTCAGCAACACCAGCAAGAGCCTGAACGTGAAGATCCCGGCCGGCGTCACCGACGGCGAGCGCATCCGCCTCAAGGGCCAGGGCGCGCCGGGTGTCGGCGGCGGGGCCAATGGCGACCTGTACCTGACCATTCGTTTCGCGCCCCATCCGAAGTTCGATATCGAGGGCGAGAACCTGATCATCACCTTGCCGCTGGCCCCTTGGGAGCTGGCGCTGGGGACCGAGGTCGCGGTGCCGACCCTGACCGGCAAGATCAACCTCAAGGTGCCGGCCGGCAGCCAGAACGGCCAACGCATGCGCGCCAAGGGCCATGGCCTGCTGAACAAGGCCGGGCATCGCGGTTATCTGTTCGTGCAGCTCAAGGCCGTGATGCCCAAGGCCTCCGGCGACGACGTCAAGGCGCTGTGGCAGGAGCTGGCGAAAAAGGCCGCCTTCAATCCGCGGGAGCATTTCTGA
- a CDS encoding chaperone modulator CbpM, translated as MSTLIVQLDMEEFCEVADLPAAYVMEIVEHGILDPHGSAPRDWRFTDYELAVAKRAAKLRRDLELEWEGVALALELLDEVRELRTENQMLKQRLGRLLSE; from the coding sequence ATGAGCACCCTGATCGTTCAGCTGGATATGGAAGAGTTCTGCGAGGTGGCCGATCTACCGGCTGCCTATGTGATGGAAATCGTCGAGCACGGGATCCTCGATCCCCATGGCTCGGCGCCACGGGATTGGCGTTTCACCGATTACGAACTGGCGGTCGCCAAGCGCGCCGCCAAGTTGCGGCGTGATCTGGAGCTGGAGTGGGAAGGCGTCGCCCTGGCGCTGGAACTGCTCGATGAAGTCCGCGAATTGCGCACGGAAAACCAGATGCTCAAGCAGCGCCTGGGGCGTCTGCTCAGCGAGTGA
- a CDS encoding sensor histidine kinase, with protein sequence MRLPDFIVQQVDRIVDEWERFARSIAPDTDSLTRLQLRDHAKSILLAAARDMRTAQTASEQAAKARGEGPEKTPSLDEAAASHGELRHNVGFDLVQMTSEFRHLRACVIRLWVASLESPELAYFQDMIRFNEAIDEALAESTAAYAEQVNRSRDIFLAILGHDLRTPLQAVSMSTEMLARKVALDADALAYVSRIKSSSRHMATMVGDLLEFVRSRLGSSLPIEPAPMDMASAAKAAMDEACAGWPDCTPALNFHGDSHGIWDRGRIEQMLQNLIGNALQHGSNNHTVTVTLTGAAEQVLLTIHNYGPPIPKEALSTLFDPLVRSANEELGSSSTSLGLGLFIVKEVVTAHQGSIEVSSSEADGTTFTVTLPRVSHAE encoded by the coding sequence ATGCGTCTACCCGATTTCATCGTGCAACAGGTTGATCGCATCGTTGATGAGTGGGAGCGGTTCGCCCGATCCATTGCCCCCGATACCGACTCCCTGACCCGCCTGCAATTGCGCGACCACGCCAAGTCCATCCTGCTGGCCGCCGCTCGCGACATGCGCACTGCCCAGACCGCCAGCGAACAGGCCGCCAAGGCGCGGGGCGAAGGCCCGGAAAAGACCCCGAGCCTCGACGAAGCCGCCGCCAGCCATGGCGAATTGCGCCACAACGTGGGCTTCGACCTGGTGCAGATGACCTCGGAATTCCGCCACCTGCGCGCCTGCGTGATCCGCCTCTGGGTCGCCAGCCTGGAGTCACCGGAACTGGCCTATTTCCAGGACATGATCCGTTTCAACGAGGCCATAGACGAAGCATTGGCCGAGTCCACCGCAGCCTATGCCGAACAGGTCAACCGTTCGCGGGATATCTTCCTGGCGATTCTCGGCCACGACCTGCGTACCCCCTTGCAGGCGGTGAGCATGTCCACCGAGATGCTGGCGCGCAAAGTCGCGCTGGACGCCGATGCGCTGGCCTACGTGTCGCGGATCAAGAGCAGCTCCCGGCACATGGCGACGATGGTCGGCGACCTGCTGGAGTTTGTCCGCAGCCGCCTGGGCAGCAGCCTGCCCATCGAGCCGGCGCCCATGGACATGGCCAGTGCCGCCAAGGCGGCCATGGACGAAGCCTGCGCCGGCTGGCCGGACTGCACGCCGGCGCTGAACTTCCATGGCGACAGCCATGGCATCTGGGATCGCGGGCGCATCGAGCAGATGCTGCAGAACCTGATCGGCAACGCCCTGCAGCATGGCAGCAATAACCACACCGTGACCGTCACCCTCACCGGCGCCGCCGAGCAGGTGCTGCTGACCATCCACAACTACGGCCCGCCGATCCCCAAGGAAGCCTTGAGTACCCTCTTCGATCCGCTGGTACGCAGCGCCAACGAAGAACTCGGCAGCTCCTCCACCAGCCTCGGCCTGGGCCTGTTCATCGTCAAGGAAGTGGTCACCGCCCACCAGGGCAGCATCGAGGTCAGCTCCAGCGAGGCCGATGGCACCACCTTCACCGTGACCCTGCCGCGGGTGTCCCACGCCGAATAG
- the ureC gene encoding urease subunit alpha: MKISRQAYADMFGPTVGDKVRLADTELWIEVEKDFTTYGEEVKFGGGKVIRDGMGQGQLLAAEVVDTLITNALIIDHWGIVKADVGLKDGRIAAIGKAGNPDIQPDVTIAVGASTEVIAGEGMILTAGGIDTHIHFICPQQIEEALMSGVTTMIGGGTGPATGTNATTCTSGPWHMARMLQAADAFPMNIGFTGKGNASLPEPLIEQVKAGAIGLKLHEDWGTTPASIDNCLSVADQYDVQVAIHTDTLNESGFVETTLGAFKGRTIHTYHTEGAGGGHAPDIIKACGLPNVLPSSTNPTRPFTRNTIDEHLDMLMVCHHLDPSIAEDVAFAESRIRRETIAAEDILHDLGAFSMISSDSQAMGRVGEVITRTWQTADKMHRQRGPLPGDGAGNSNFRVKRYIAKYTINPAITHGISHEVGSIEIGKWADLVLWRPAFFGVKPTLILKGGAIAASLMGDANASIPTPQPVHYRPMFASYGGSRHATSLTFISQAALAAGVPQQLGLKKQIAVVKGCRDVQKSDLIHNDYLPDIEVDPQTYQVKADGVLLWCEPADVLPMAQRYFLF; the protein is encoded by the coding sequence ATGAAGATTTCCCGCCAAGCCTACGCCGACATGTTCGGCCCCACCGTCGGTGACAAGGTGCGCCTGGCCGACACCGAGCTGTGGATCGAAGTCGAGAAGGACTTCACCACCTACGGCGAAGAAGTGAAGTTCGGCGGCGGCAAGGTGATCCGTGACGGCATGGGCCAGGGCCAACTGCTGGCGGCCGAGGTGGTCGACACCCTGATCACCAACGCGCTGATCATCGATCACTGGGGCATCGTCAAGGCCGACGTCGGCCTCAAGGACGGGCGCATCGCCGCCATCGGCAAGGCCGGCAACCCGGACATCCAGCCCGACGTGACCATCGCTGTCGGCGCCAGCACAGAAGTGATCGCCGGCGAGGGCATGATCCTCACCGCCGGCGGCATCGACACCCATATCCACTTCATCTGCCCGCAGCAGATCGAAGAGGCGCTGATGAGCGGCGTCACCACCATGATCGGCGGCGGCACCGGGCCGGCTACCGGCACCAACGCCACCACCTGCACCTCGGGGCCATGGCACATGGCGCGCATGCTCCAGGCGGCGGACGCGTTCCCGATGAACATCGGCTTCACCGGCAAGGGCAACGCCAGCCTGCCGGAACCCTTGATCGAGCAGGTCAAGGCCGGGGCCATCGGCCTCAAGCTCCATGAGGACTGGGGCACCACCCCGGCCAGCATCGACAACTGCCTGAGCGTCGCCGACCAGTACGACGTGCAGGTGGCAATCCACACCGACACCCTCAACGAATCGGGCTTCGTCGAAACCACCCTCGGCGCGTTCAAGGGCCGCACCATCCACACCTATCACACCGAAGGCGCCGGCGGCGGCCATGCCCCGGACATCATCAAGGCCTGCGGTTTGCCCAACGTGCTGCCGAGCTCGACCAACCCGACCCGGCCGTTCACCCGCAACACCATCGACGAACACCTGGACATGTTGATGGTCTGCCACCACCTCGACCCGAGCATCGCCGAGGACGTGGCCTTCGCCGAAAGCCGCATCCGCCGCGAGACCATCGCCGCCGAAGACATCCTCCACGACCTGGGCGCCTTCTCGATGATCAGCTCCGACAGCCAGGCCATGGGCCGGGTCGGCGAGGTCATCACCCGCACCTGGCAGACCGCCGACAAGATGCACCGCCAGCGCGGCCCGCTGCCGGGCGACGGTGCCGGCAACAGCAACTTCCGGGTCAAGCGCTACATCGCCAAATACACGATCAACCCGGCGATCACCCACGGCATCAGCCACGAAGTGGGCTCCATCGAAATCGGCAAATGGGCCGACCTGGTGCTCTGGCGCCCGGCGTTCTTCGGGGTCAAGCCGACATTGATCCTCAAGGGCGGGGCCATCGCCGCCAGCCTGATGGGCGATGCCAACGCCTCGATCCCGACCCCGCAACCCGTGCATTACCGGCCGATGTTCGCAAGCTACGGCGGCAGCCGGCACGCCACCAGCCTGACCTTTATCAGCCAGGCCGCGCTGGCGGCCGGGGTGCCGCAACAATTGGGGCTGAAAAAGCAGATCGCGGTGGTCAAGGGCTGCCGCGACGTGCAAAAGAGCGACCTGATCCACAACGACTACCTGCCGGATATCGAGGTCGACCCGCAGACCTATCAGGTCAAGGCCGACGGCGTGCTGCTCTGGTGCGAACCGGCGGACGTGTTGCCGATGGCGCAGCGCTACTTCCTGTTCTAG
- a CDS encoding urease subunit beta, translating to MIPGQYQIQPGDIELNAGRRTLSLSVANSGDRPIQVGSHYHFFETNDALTFDRAASRGMRLNIPAGTAVRFEPGQTREVELVDLAGHRRVFGFAGRVMGDLD from the coding sequence ATGATTCCAGGCCAATACCAGATCCAGCCCGGCGACATCGAACTCAACGCCGGCCGCCGCACCCTCAGCCTGAGCGTCGCCAACAGCGGCGACCGGCCGATCCAGGTGGGCTCGCACTATCACTTTTTCGAAACCAACGACGCCCTGACCTTCGACCGCGCCGCCAGCCGTGGCATGCGCCTGAACATCCCGGCCGGCACCGCCGTGCGCTTCGAGCCGGGGCAGACCCGCGAGGTGGAACTGGTGGACCTGGCCGGGCATCGCCGGGTGTTCGGGTTTGCCGGGCGGGTCATGGGCGACCTGGACTAA
- a CDS encoding GNAT family N-acetyltransferase: protein MNAAQLRRVHAESFAHYRQGLIDLLFDAVGHGASVGFMADLDEEQARAYVNSVQASVTDGSLLLWVVVQDERVLASVQLALCQKPNGLNRAEVQKLQVRHDARRRGMGQQLMHAVEQAARQHKRGLLYLDTQAGSDAEAFYSALGYTRVGELPNYCQSPDGTYSPTAIYFKTLGQPV from the coding sequence ATGAACGCCGCCCAACTGCGTCGAGTCCATGCGGAGAGCTTTGCCCACTATCGCCAGGGGTTGATTGATCTGTTGTTCGACGCCGTGGGCCACGGCGCCTCGGTCGGTTTCATGGCTGACCTCGACGAGGAACAGGCCCGCGCCTACGTCAACAGCGTCCAGGCCAGTGTGACCGACGGCAGCCTGCTGCTGTGGGTGGTGGTGCAGGACGAGCGGGTCCTGGCCAGCGTGCAACTGGCGCTGTGCCAGAAGCCCAACGGCCTCAATCGCGCCGAGGTACAGAAGCTGCAGGTGCGCCACGACGCCCGCCGCCGTGGCATGGGCCAGCAGTTGATGCACGCCGTGGAGCAGGCGGCGCGCCAGCACAAGCGCGGCCTGCTGTACCTGGACACCCAGGCCGGTTCGGACGCCGAAGCCTTCTACAGCGCCCTGGGCTACACCCGCGTCGGCGAACTGCCGAACTACTGCCAAAGCCCGGACGGCACCTACAGCCCGACCGCCATTTACTTCAAGACTCTGGGGCAACCCGTATGA
- a CDS encoding GNAT family N-acetyltransferase, with product MTYSIRDAVHADLPAIRDIYNDAVLNTTAIWNEQAVDLGNRQAWFSARQAQGYPILVAVDADESVLGYASFGDWRPFDGFRHTVEHSVYVRNDQRGNGLGPRLMHALIERAGACDKHVMVAAIESGNAASIRLHERLGFVATGQMPQVGTKFGRWLDLTFMQLTLDPGAPPPTIHKE from the coding sequence ATGACGTATTCCATCCGCGATGCGGTGCATGCCGACCTGCCGGCGATCCGCGATATCTATAACGACGCCGTACTCAACACCACGGCGATCTGGAACGAACAGGCCGTGGACCTGGGCAATCGCCAGGCTTGGTTCAGCGCCCGCCAGGCCCAGGGTTATCCGATCCTGGTGGCGGTCGACGCCGACGAAAGCGTGCTCGGTTATGCCTCGTTCGGCGACTGGCGGCCCTTCGACGGCTTCCGCCATACCGTCGAGCACTCGGTCTATGTGCGCAACGACCAGCGCGGCAACGGCCTCGGCCCGCGCCTGATGCACGCGCTGATCGAACGCGCCGGGGCCTGCGACAAACACGTGATGGTCGCGGCCATCGAAAGCGGCAATGCCGCCTCGATCCGCCTGCACGAACGCCTGGGCTTCGTCGCCACCGGCCAGATGCCGCAAGTGGGCACCAAGTTCGGGCGCTGGCTGGACCTGACGTTCATGCAGCTGACCCTCGATCCGGGGGCGCCACCGCCCACCATCCACAAGGAGTGA
- the ureA gene encoding urease subunit gamma — protein sequence MDLTPREKDKLLIFTAGLVAERRLARGVKLNYPEAMAYISAALLEGARDGQTVAELMHYGTTLLTREQVMEGIPEMIPEIQVEATFPDGTKLVTVHQPIA from the coding sequence ATGGACCTGACCCCACGCGAAAAAGACAAACTGCTGATCTTCACCGCCGGCCTGGTGGCCGAACGGCGCCTGGCCCGTGGCGTGAAGCTCAATTACCCGGAAGCCATGGCCTACATCTCCGCGGCGCTGCTCGAAGGCGCCCGCGACGGCCAGACCGTGGCCGAGCTGATGCACTACGGCACCACCCTGCTGACCCGCGAACAAGTGATGGAAGGCATCCCGGAGATGATTCCGGAAATCCAGGTGGAAGCGACTTTCCCCGACGGCACCAAGCTGGTCACCGTCCACCAACCGATCGCCTGA
- a CDS encoding urease accessory protein UreD, which produces MNLPAHTALFTPSWHAELELGYARFGDSTRPVQRRHKGPLRVQKHLYAEGPEVCQHIIVHPPGGIAGGDRLQIRASVERDAWAQLTSPGAAKWYRANGPAYQTLELNVAAGATLEWLPQETIVFSAAQAELSTRIELHGDARLFYWDVVALGRPASDERFDLGHFQSHLDIRRDGQLLWHERQRIGGGDGLLDSPIGLDGQPVFATLLATGEIDSQLLERCRSLHHSEHRSVRGDLTQLPGLLVARCLASETLLARAWLIDLWRLLRPALLGREALPPRIWNT; this is translated from the coding sequence ATGAACCTGCCAGCCCACACCGCCCTGTTCACCCCCAGCTGGCATGCCGAGCTGGAACTCGGCTACGCCCGCTTTGGCGACAGCACGCGCCCGGTGCAGCGCCGACACAAGGGCCCGCTGCGGGTGCAGAAGCACCTGTACGCCGAGGGCCCCGAGGTCTGCCAGCACATCATCGTGCATCCGCCCGGCGGGATTGCCGGCGGCGACCGCCTGCAAATCCGCGCCAGCGTCGAGCGCGATGCCTGGGCGCAACTGACCAGCCCCGGCGCCGCCAAGTGGTATCGCGCCAACGGGCCCGCCTATCAGACCCTGGAATTGAACGTCGCCGCCGGCGCCACCCTGGAATGGCTGCCCCAGGAAACCATCGTGTTCAGCGCCGCTCAGGCCGAACTGAGCACCCGTATCGAGCTGCACGGCGACGCCCGGCTGTTCTATTGGGATGTGGTGGCGCTGGGCCGCCCGGCCAGCGACGAGCGCTTCGACCTCGGGCATTTCCAGTCGCACCTGGACATCCGCCGCGACGGCCAGTTGCTCTGGCACGAACGCCAGCGCATCGGCGGCGGCGACGGTTTGCTCGACTCACCGATCGGCCTGGACGGCCAGCCGGTCTTCGCCACCCTGCTGGCCACCGGCGAGATCGACAGCCAGCTGCTGGAGCGTTGCCGTTCGCTGCACCACTCCGAACATCGGTCAGTACGCGGCGACCTGACGCAACTGCCCGGCCTGCTGGTGGCTCGCTGCCTGGCCAGCGAAACGCTGCTGGCCCGCGCCTGGCTGATCGACCTGTGGCGCCTGTTGCGCCCGGCCCTGTTAGGGCGCGAGGCGCTGCCGCCGAGGATCTGGAACACATGA
- the urtE gene encoding urea ABC transporter ATP-binding subunit UrtE, with protein MLQVDKLHQYYGGSHILRGLSFEAKVGEVTCLLGRNGVGKTTLLKCLMGLLPAKEGTVNWEGQAITAYKPHQRVHAGIAYVPQGREIFGRLTVEENLLMGLSRFPGSEAKEVPAFIYELFPVLLQMKQRRGGDLSGGQQQQLAIGRALASRPRLLILDEPTEGIQPSVIKEIGAVIKKLAARGDMAILLVEQFYDFAAELADQYLVMSRGEIVQQGRGENMQAEGVRGLVTI; from the coding sequence ATGCTGCAAGTCGACAAGTTGCACCAGTACTACGGCGGTAGCCACATCCTGCGCGGCCTGAGCTTCGAGGCGAAGGTCGGTGAAGTCACCTGCCTGCTCGGACGTAACGGGGTGGGCAAGACCACCCTGCTCAAGTGCCTGATGGGCCTGCTGCCGGCCAAGGAAGGCACGGTGAACTGGGAAGGCCAGGCCATCACCGCCTACAAGCCCCATCAACGGGTGCATGCCGGCATCGCCTACGTGCCCCAGGGCCGGGAAATCTTCGGCCGCCTGACCGTGGAAGAAAACCTGTTGATGGGGCTGTCGCGTTTCCCCGGTTCCGAAGCCAAGGAAGTGCCGGCCTTCATCTACGAGCTGTTCCCGGTGCTGCTGCAAATGAAACAGCGGCGCGGCGGCGACCTGTCCGGCGGCCAGCAACAGCAACTGGCCATCGGCCGGGCCCTGGCCAGCCGGCCGCGGCTGTTGATCCTCGACGAGCCCACCGAGGGCATCCAGCCGTCGGTGATCAAGGAAATCGGCGCGGTGATCAAGAAACTCGCGGCCCGCGGCGACATGGCGATCCTGTTGGTGGAGCAGTTCTACGACTTCGCCGCCGAACTGGCCGACCAGTATCTGGTGATGTCCCGGGGCGAAATCGTCCAGCAGGGCCGCGGTGAAAATATGCAAGCCGAGGGTGTACGCGGCCTGGTTACCATCTAA
- the urtD gene encoding urea ABC transporter ATP-binding protein UrtD codes for MRITPTAEFMLEPILDANKDAGASRDAIGLGQAAGKGLNTRHGTILTLEDISVSFDGFKALNDLNLYIGVGELRCIIGPNGAGKTTLMDVITGKTRPTHGKAWFGETLDLTQMSEVQIAQAGIGRKFQKPTVFEALSVFENLELAQNTDKSVWASLRAKLSGEQKDRIDEVLETIRLTASVERQAGLLSHGQKQFLEIGMLLMQDPQLLLLDEPVAGMTDAETEFTAELFKRLAGKHSLMVVEHDMGFVGSIADHVTVLHQGSVLAEGSLEQVQENERVIEVYLGR; via the coding sequence ATGAGAATCACACCGACGGCCGAATTCATGCTCGAACCTATCCTCGATGCCAACAAGGATGCAGGCGCCAGCCGCGACGCCATCGGCCTCGGCCAGGCCGCCGGCAAGGGCCTGAACACCCGCCACGGCACCATCCTGACCCTGGAAGACATCAGCGTCAGCTTCGATGGCTTCAAGGCGCTCAACGACCTGAACCTGTACATCGGCGTCGGCGAGCTGCGTTGCATCATCGGCCCCAACGGCGCGGGCAAGACCACCCTGATGGACGTGATCACCGGCAAGACCCGGCCCACCCACGGCAAGGCCTGGTTCGGCGAAACCCTGGACCTGACGCAGATGAGCGAGGTGCAGATCGCCCAGGCCGGCATCGGCCGCAAGTTCCAGAAACCCACGGTGTTCGAAGCCCTGAGCGTGTTCGAAAACCTGGAGCTGGCGCAGAACACCGACAAGTCGGTATGGGCCAGCCTGCGGGCGAAACTCTCCGGCGAGCAGAAAGACCGCATCGACGAAGTGCTGGAAACCATTCGCCTGACCGCCTCGGTGGAACGCCAGGCCGGCCTGCTGTCCCACGGCCAGAAGCAGTTCCTGGAAATCGGCATGCTACTGATGCAGGACCCACAGTTGCTGCTGCTCGACGAGCCGGTGGCGGGCATGACCGATGCCGAGACCGAGTTCACCGCCGAGCTGTTCAAGCGCCTGGCGGGCAAGCATTCGCTGATGGTGGTGGAGCACGACATGGGCTTCGTCGGCTCGATCGCCGACCACGTCACCGTGCTGCACCAGGGCAGCGTGCTGGCCGAAGGGTCGCTGGAACAGGTGCAGGAAAACGAACGGGTGATCGAGGTCTATCTCGGCCGCTGA
- the urtC gene encoding urea ABC transporter permease subunit UrtC, whose product MNQPLLITASQKAGPKVSGAVGALILVVLLALPLLSLLTPDNPLHVSAYTLTLVGKILCYAIVALALDLVWGYAGLLSLGHGLFFALGGYAMGMYLMRQAAGDSLPAFMTFLSWTELPWYWSGTGSFLWALCLVVLAPGLLALVFGFFAFRSRIKGVYFSIMTQALTFAGMLLFFRNETGFGGNNGFTNFRTILGFGITEPGTRAVLFLATVLLLVASLYIGWRLARSKFGRVLTALRDAENRLMFCGYDPRGFKLFVWVLSAVLCGLAGALYVPQVGIINPSEMSPTNSIEAAVWVALGGRGTLIGPLLGAGVVNGMKSWFTVAFPEYWLFFLGALFIIVTLYLPKGIIGLLKKRGES is encoded by the coding sequence ATGAATCAACCATTGCTCATTACCGCCAGCCAGAAGGCCGGGCCCAAGGTTTCCGGCGCCGTCGGCGCGCTGATCCTGGTGGTGCTGCTGGCCCTGCCGCTGCTCTCGCTGCTGACGCCGGACAACCCGCTGCACGTTTCGGCCTACACCTTGACTCTGGTGGGCAAGATCCTCTGCTACGCCATCGTCGCCCTGGCCCTGGACCTGGTCTGGGGGTATGCCGGGCTGCTGTCCCTGGGCCATGGCCTGTTCTTCGCCCTCGGCGGCTACGCCATGGGCATGTACCTGATGCGCCAGGCCGCGGGGGACAGCCTGCCGGCGTTCATGACCTTCCTCTCGTGGACCGAGCTGCCGTGGTACTGGAGCGGCACCGGCAGCTTCCTCTGGGCCCTGTGCCTGGTGGTGCTGGCGCCGGGCTTGCTGGCGCTGGTGTTCGGTTTCTTCGCCTTCCGCTCGCGGATCAAGGGCGTGTATTTCTCGATCATGACCCAGGCCCTGACCTTCGCCGGCATGCTCCTGTTCTTTCGCAACGAGACCGGGTTTGGCGGCAACAACGGCTTCACCAACTTCCGCACCATCCTCGGCTTCGGCATCACCGAGCCTGGGACCCGCGCAGTGCTGTTCCTGGCCACCGTGCTGTTGCTGGTGGCCAGCCTGTATATCGGCTGGCGCCTGGCCCGGAGCAAGTTCGGCCGGGTGCTGACCGCGCTGCGGGACGCGGAAAACCGCCTGATGTTCTGCGGCTACGACCCACGCGGCTTCAAGCTGTTCGTCTGGGTGCTGAGCGCGGTGCTGTGCGGCCTGGCGGGGGCGTTGTATGTACCGCAAGTGGGCATCATCAACCCCAGCGAAATGTCGCCGACCAACTCCATCGAGGCCGCCGTGTGGGTCGCCCTGGGCGGTCGCGGCACGCTGATCGGCCCATTGCTCGGCGCCGGCGTGGTCAACGGCATGAAGAGCTGGTTCACCGTGGCCTTCCCGGAGTACTGGCTGTTCTTCCTTGGGGCGCTCTTCATCATCGTCACCCTGTATTTGCCCAAAGGCATCATCGGCTTGCTGAAGAAAAGGGGCGAATCATGA